The Zonotrichia albicollis isolate bZonAlb1 chromosome 9, bZonAlb1.hap1, whole genome shotgun sequence genome has a window encoding:
- the UTS2B gene encoding urotensin-2B, whose protein sequence is MLLGSGSVEKMWSAQLCLGVLTILTMTLCIPSTHGDPFLLQENRVLPEREDTNHENTLLTLLLNKKFAWRRPENIDWELAKKFEELEELEKLKDQLSAEDGSEVAYALESLSASQPKKRACFWKYCI, encoded by the exons ATGCTTTTGGGCTCTGGGAGCGTGGAGAAGATGTGGTCTGCCcagctgtgtctgggagtgCTGACCATCCTGACCATGACTCTGTGCATCCCGTCAACGCATGGAGACCCTTTTTTACTCCAAG AGAACCGAGTGCTTCCAGAAAGAGAAGACACAAATCATGAGAACACATTGCTGACTCTGCTTCTTAATAAGAAATTTGCATGGCGGAGGCCAGAAAATATTG ACTGGGAGCTGGCAAAGAAATTTGAAGAGCTTGAAGAG CTGGAGAAGTTGAAGGATCAGCTCTCAGCTGAGGACGGGTCAGAGGTGGCCTATGCCTTGGAAAGCCTCTCAGCATCCCAGCCCAAAAAGCGTG CCTGCTTTTGGAAATACTGCATCTGA